A stretch of Magnetococcales bacterium DNA encodes these proteins:
- a CDS encoding cobalamin-dependent protein (Presence of a B(12) (cobalamin)-binding domain implies dependence on cobalamin itself, in one of its several forms, or in some unusual lineages, dependence on a cobalamin-like analog.) — translation MKAMFVEFLNIFNDQHGVYSLSAMLKKNGIDVGYVKRMHLRNSIFMIKNNPPDVLLYSSFTASIPRIIDFDKKIKELHTNIKSVIRGHGVTFDPFVVSGSTIDAVCIGEGETVFHEFILNGFKPIRNIFVNGMSPPTDFSPLINPDSLPFPDRDLVYNNDSLLRNLPSKQFFSGRGCPYRCSYCFNRKYNDMLKNCGPVIRKKALIISLKKSI, via the coding sequence ATGAAAGCAATGTTTGTTGAGTTTTTAAACATATTTAATGACCAACACGGCGTTTACTCGCTATCAGCGATGCTAAAAAAAAACGGGATCGATGTTGGGTATGTAAAACGGATGCATTTACGAAATTCCATCTTTATGATTAAAAATAATCCTCCAGATGTCCTTTTATACTCTTCTTTTACAGCATCCATTCCAAGAATTATAGATTTTGACAAGAAGATTAAAGAACTACACACAAACATCAAATCTGTGATTAGGGGGCATGGCGTTACATTCGATCCTTTTGTTGTTTCAGGATCAACAATTGATGCCGTTTGTATAGGTGAAGGAGAAACTGTTTTCCACGAGTTTATTTTAAATGGATTTAAACCCATTCGCAACATTTTTGTAAACGGTATGAGTCCGCCAACAGATTTTTCTCCTCTAATAAATCCTGACAGCCTGCCTTTTCCAGACCGAGATTTAGTTTACAATAACGATTCATTGCTTCGCAATTTACCGTCTAAGCAGTTTTTTTCAGGACGAGGGTGCCCATACCGTTGCAGTTACTGTTTCAACCGCAAATACAATGATATGCTCAAAAATTGCGGGCCTGTTATAAGAAAAAAAGCGTTGATTATCTCCTTGAAGAAATCAATTTAG